The following proteins come from a genomic window of Paucimonas lemoignei:
- the fliD gene encoding putative flagellar hook associated protein (FliD), which translates to MAGSTVSGIGSNIDTQALVTSLINAEKAPKQAQINTQSQKATTSLSSIGKIQAALDAFRGSLESMKTGNSVGGLTGTSSDEKVATMTASAGASSGTFRLVVTDLASASKLSTKVYSGGASAVVGGASGTTLKISQSGKDFNVPVAAGATLQQVRDSINTLYSTSGMSANILTDASGSRLVLTSTTMGVGSDLTLSGDSGLDVGSTVIEEPKNAKYSIDGIAMESKSNTVTGAVSGVDIKLIAKSPIPTDKTEPTATTIAVSISNTALKSGVKGFVDSYNALMTAITAETKVTINADGSPTAAALTGDASMRSLVSSIRNEFNAMTGSGALKSLAQFGVSSNQTTGLLVLDDKKWDKAMTTNAADVASIFNGDNGLIKRMTKATDGYATAKTGTLATRAASLSETLTNLTKQQTELDARMATRQQTLSAKYNAMDTLVAQLRQQSTSIMTTLNALNKSNED; encoded by the coding sequence ATGGCAGGTTCAACGGTAAGCGGCATCGGTTCGAACATCGATACGCAGGCACTTGTGACGTCTTTGATCAACGCTGAAAAAGCGCCAAAACAAGCACAGATCAATACCCAGTCGCAGAAAGCGACGACCTCGCTGTCGTCTATCGGCAAAATCCAGGCCGCGCTGGATGCATTCCGCGGCAGCCTGGAATCGATGAAAACCGGCAATTCGGTCGGTGGCCTGACCGGTACGTCGTCGGATGAAAAAGTCGCGACCATGACTGCAAGTGCCGGCGCCTCGAGCGGTACTTTCCGGCTTGTGGTGACCGACCTGGCGTCGGCGTCCAAGCTGTCGACCAAGGTCTACAGTGGCGGTGCAAGTGCTGTGGTCGGAGGCGCCTCGGGCACCACGTTGAAGATTTCCCAGTCTGGCAAGGACTTCAACGTCCCTGTAGCAGCGGGCGCCACGCTTCAGCAGGTGCGGGACTCCATCAACACGCTGTATTCCACCTCGGGGATGAGTGCCAACATTCTGACCGATGCTTCGGGTTCGCGTCTGGTGTTAACCTCCACCACCATGGGGGTCGGTTCTGATCTGACATTGTCCGGTGATTCGGGCTTGGACGTTGGTAGTACGGTCATCGAAGAGCCGAAGAACGCCAAGTACAGCATCGACGGCATCGCCATGGAGTCGAAAAGCAACACGGTGACCGGCGCAGTGAGTGGCGTCGACATCAAACTGATTGCCAAGTCTCCGATCCCGACTGACAAGACTGAACCGACCGCAACCACGATTGCAGTCAGTATCAGCAACACGGCATTGAAGTCCGGGGTCAAAGGTTTCGTCGATAGCTACAACGCGTTGATGACAGCAATCACTGCTGAAACCAAAGTGACCATCAACGCCGATGGTTCGCCAACGGCGGCGGCTTTGACCGGCGATGCGTCGATGCGCTCGTTGGTATCGTCGATCCGCAACGAGTTCAACGCCATGACGGGCAGCGGGGCGCTCAAGTCTCTGGCGCAGTTCGGCGTGTCCAGCAACCAGACCACAGGTCTGTTGGTGCTGGATGACAAGAAGTGGGACAAGGCGATGACCACCAACGCCGCTGACGTCGCCAGCATCTTCAACGGTGACAACGGCCTGATCAAGCGCATGACCAAGGCCACTGACGGTTACGCCACCGCCAAGACCGGCACCTTGGCCACCCGCGCTGCCTCCCTGAGCGAAACCCTGACCAATCTGACTAAACAACAGACTGAGCTGGACGCACGAATGGCAACCCGGCAGCAGACGCTGTCCGCCAAATACAACGCCATGGATACGCTGGTGGCACAGTTGCGCCAGCAGAGCACCAGCATCATGACCACCCTCAACGCGCTGAATAAAAGCAACGAAGACTGA
- a CDS encoding putative flagellin-like protein, which translates to MDISSKVNLSYPAPAPQSASAYAAAPKTEAVPPVAPIAAPEPDPQSKRERLEEAVSDIREFVQAAQRKLDFSIDDSTGQVVVKVIATETGDLIRQIPSETALKLAQSLTAASSLLFDDKA; encoded by the coding sequence ATGGATATAAGCTCTAAAGTGAACCTGTCTTATCCTGCCCCGGCGCCGCAAAGCGCCAGTGCATACGCCGCCGCGCCCAAGACAGAAGCAGTACCGCCGGTAGCGCCCATTGCGGCACCGGAGCCAGACCCTCAGTCCAAGCGCGAGCGCCTGGAAGAAGCGGTCAGTGACATTCGCGAATTTGTACAGGCTGCACAGCGCAAGCTGGATTTTTCCATCGACGATTCCACCGGTCAGGTCGTGGTCAAGGTCATCGCTACGGAAACAGGCGATTTGATCCGACAGATACCTTCGGAAACGGCGTTGAAACTCGCTCAAAGCCTCACCGCCGCCAGCAGTTTGCTGTTTGACGACAAGGCTTGA
- the fliC gene encoding flagellin: MALTVNTNIASITTQANLNKAGGALATSMQRLSSGLRINSAKDDAAGLQIANRLTSQINGLGQAVKNVNDGISIAQTAEGAMQASTDILQKMRTLALSSATGSLSPDDRKSNNDEYQALTSELTRISQTTTFGGQKLLDGSYGTKAIQVGANANETINLSLENVAANKIGSQQVKTSAIVPDADGLTAGTINVTGNGQTAAVSYLAGASAKSIAANLNGSIGGLTATASTEAQFKVDTAITKATPAAPASFTLQVGDASVNLIGVMDNAGLADQLKSNAAKLGISVNYDSTKGTLEIKSDTGENIKLTGTAGSAAIGMSVKNGEGVYNNDGATPPVQVFTAAADGADLIATGQISLDSSKGYSLSGDGVNELFGAATVSSEQTTIADTDVTDAAKAQNALAVIDKAIGTIDGVRSGLGATQNRLTTTADNLQNIQKNSTAARSTVQDVDFASETAELTKQQTLQSASTAILSQANQLPSAVLKLLQ; this comes from the coding sequence ATGGCTTTAACAGTAAACACCAACATTGCTTCGATCACTACCCAGGCCAACCTGAACAAAGCCGGCGGCGCCTTGGCAACTTCCATGCAGCGCCTGTCTTCCGGCCTGCGTATCAACAGCGCTAAAGACGACGCTGCTGGCCTGCAGATCGCTAACCGCCTGACCAGCCAGATCAACGGCCTGGGCCAAGCTGTAAAGAACGTGAACGACGGTATCTCCATCGCGCAAACCGCTGAAGGCGCAATGCAGGCTTCGACCGACATTCTGCAAAAAATGCGTACTCTGGCTCTGTCCTCGGCTACCGGCTCCCTGAGCCCCGATGACCGTAAATCCAACAATGACGAATACCAGGCTCTGACTTCGGAACTGACTCGTATCTCGCAGACCACTACTTTCGGTGGCCAGAAGCTGCTTGACGGTTCGTACGGCACCAAAGCAATCCAGGTTGGCGCCAACGCTAACGAAACCATCAATCTGAGCCTGGAAAACGTTGCTGCCAACAAAATTGGTTCGCAGCAGGTCAAGACTTCGGCGATCGTTCCAGATGCTGACGGCCTGACTGCTGGCACCATCAACGTTACTGGTAATGGTCAGACTGCTGCAGTGTCTTACCTTGCAGGCGCATCTGCCAAGAGCATCGCGGCTAACCTGAACGGTTCCATCGGTGGCCTGACCGCTACTGCCAGCACTGAAGCTCAGTTCAAAGTCGACACCGCTATCACCAAGGCTACTCCTGCTGCTCCAGCCAGCTTCACGCTGCAAGTGGGCGATGCTTCGGTTAACCTCATTGGTGTGATGGACAATGCCGGTCTGGCTGACCAACTGAAATCCAACGCTGCCAAGCTCGGCATCAGCGTTAACTACGATTCGACTAAAGGCACCCTGGAAATCAAGTCGGACACCGGCGAAAACATCAAGCTGACCGGTACTGCTGGTTCTGCTGCGATCGGCATGAGCGTCAAGAACGGCGAAGGCGTCTACAACAACGATGGCGCAACTCCTCCGGTTCAGGTTTTCACTGCCGCAGCTGACGGCGCTGACTTGATTGCAACTGGCCAGATCTCCCTGGACTCGTCCAAGGGTTACTCGTTGAGTGGCGACGGCGTTAACGAACTGTTCGGCGCTGCTACTGTTTCGTCCGAGCAGACCACTATCGCTGACACCGATGTTACCGACGCTGCCAAAGCACAAAACGCTCTGGCTGTAATCGACAAGGCCATCGGCACTATCGACGGCGTTCGTTCGGGTCTGGGTGCTACCCAAAACCGTCTGACTACTACTGCTGACAACCTGCAGAACATTCAGAAGAACTCCACCGCTGCACGTTCCACCGTTCAGGACGTCGACTTCGCTTCCGAAACCGCCGAACTGACCAAGCAACAAACGCTGCAATCTGCTTCGACTGCGATCCTGTCCCAGGCGAACCAGCTGCCATCCGCTGTACTGAAACTGCTTCAGTAA
- the fabH gene encoding 3-oxoacyl-ACP synthase, giving the protein MRIFTVSRSRAMPVFSWLHADFTTFRGHLPLPAGLFFQAHSLLISMPRLRACGDIQLFIWEAMMIGIKSIASYVPVAGVDNYAQGAKFGKDDEFILGKIGSAFLPRKEDAQETSDLCVEAVNALFANNPDLKRESIDALIVVTQNGDEEGLPHTAAIVQDKLGLPTHVAAFDISLGCSGYVYGIYALKGFMEAAGLKNGLLVTADPYSKIVDPEDRNTTMLFGDAATATWMGEDAPWQLGKAKFGTDGSGAPHLKVSNGVFFMNGRQVFNFALLKVPAHLHELLDESGLQSTDIDAFCIHQGSAAIVDAVARRFEGEPEKFLKDMLETGNTVSSSIPLLLEKHVLDSQWKRVALSGFGVGLSWGSAIIHRA; this is encoded by the coding sequence ATGCGCATCTTCACAGTATCGCGTTCGCGGGCGATGCCTGTTTTTAGCTGGCTCCACGCTGACTTCACGACGTTCCGTGGTCATTTGCCATTGCCCGCCGGCCTGTTTTTCCAGGCCCACAGCCTTCTGATTTCAATGCCGCGCCTTCGTGCCTGCGGTGATATTCAGCTATTTATTTGGGAAGCCATGATGATTGGCATAAAAAGCATAGCGAGTTACGTGCCTGTTGCAGGCGTGGATAACTACGCCCAGGGCGCCAAATTCGGCAAGGATGACGAATTCATCCTTGGCAAGATCGGCTCCGCTTTCCTGCCGCGCAAAGAAGACGCTCAGGAAACCTCCGATCTGTGTGTCGAGGCGGTCAACGCTTTGTTCGCCAACAACCCGGATCTCAAGCGCGAATCCATCGATGCGCTGATCGTTGTCACTCAGAACGGCGATGAAGAAGGGCTGCCGCACACCGCTGCCATCGTTCAGGACAAGCTTGGCCTGCCGACCCACGTAGCGGCGTTCGACATCTCCCTGGGCTGCTCCGGCTATGTATACGGCATCTATGCACTCAAGGGCTTCATGGAAGCTGCAGGCCTGAAGAATGGCCTGTTGGTGACGGCTGATCCGTACTCGAAAATCGTCGACCCTGAAGACCGCAACACCACCATGCTGTTCGGTGATGCGGCCACCGCCACCTGGATGGGCGAAGACGCTCCCTGGCAGTTGGGCAAGGCCAAGTTCGGCACCGACGGCTCCGGCGCACCTCATTTGAAGGTCAGCAACGGCGTGTTCTTCATGAACGGGCGTCAGGTGTTCAATTTCGCGCTGCTCAAAGTGCCGGCGCACTTGCACGAACTGCTGGACGAATCCGGTCTGCAATCCACCGACATCGACGCGTTCTGCATTCACCAGGGCAGTGCGGCCATCGTCGATGCCGTGGCGCGTCGCTTTGAGGGTGAGCCCGAGAAGTTTCTCAAGGACATGCTGGAGACGGGTAACACGGTTTCCTCGAGCATTCCGCTGCTGCTGGAAAAGCACGTGCTGGATTCGCAATGGAAGCGCGTGGCCTTGAGCGGTTTCGGTGTGGGCCTGTCCTGGGGTTCGGCGATTATTCATCGGGCGTGA
- the flgL gene encoding flagellar hook-associated protein FlgL, whose protein sequence is MRISTAQYFETSASKYQSNYSDTIKTDAQISSGKRIQVASDDPIGASQLIQLQQQKALLEQYNGNMTSLKTSLTTEESVLDGINTALQTARVLAIQAGGGTASDEDRKSIANQIGEIEKQVLGLLNTKDAAGEYLFSGSKSATPPYLQNADGTYTYQGDETQLSLQISDTLSIASNDTGYSLTEQTPNASRTVVSSSPEAPATVNGRVSLSSGLISSNTAYTNEFTAGQPYQVTFTSSTQFKVFSGATDITAEVAGAGTFDPNVAGGSSFKLRGVDFEINVTKKEGELPADFDAAMQGQGFTLASKPDAITVARMGGNSSTAQITNSTVSDPAAYATTFPRGGALITFGAGGAYQVFAQPFKQGDTAIATGTKAAGDTSITQAGVTFNFAAGLTEPAAGDQFAVKVDTHQNKSALNTLSDLRKALSAPVGGSVANQNKLDEEIAASLSNLTLSMNNNDLVRGSIGARANSIDIQAAENGTISLNNKTTQSAIGDTDIAEASVQLTLQQTMLQASQLAFVKISQLSLFNKL, encoded by the coding sequence ATGCGAATATCTACAGCGCAGTACTTCGAGACCAGTGCCTCCAAGTACCAGAGCAATTATTCCGACACCATCAAGACTGATGCACAGATCAGCTCCGGTAAGCGGATCCAGGTGGCCTCCGATGATCCGATCGGCGCCTCGCAACTGATCCAGCTGCAGCAGCAGAAAGCCTTGCTGGAGCAGTACAACGGCAACATGACGTCGCTGAAAACCTCGCTGACCACTGAGGAAAGTGTGCTGGACGGGATCAACACCGCCCTGCAGACCGCTCGCGTGCTGGCGATTCAGGCGGGCGGCGGCACTGCGTCGGATGAAGATCGAAAATCCATTGCCAACCAGATTGGCGAGATTGAAAAACAAGTGCTGGGCTTGCTCAACACCAAGGACGCCGCCGGTGAGTATCTGTTCTCCGGTTCCAAGTCGGCGACCCCGCCTTACTTGCAGAACGCTGACGGGACTTACACCTACCAGGGTGATGAAACCCAGCTGAGTCTGCAGATTTCCGACACCTTGTCGATTGCGTCCAATGACACGGGTTACAGCCTGACCGAGCAGACCCCCAATGCGAGCCGCACAGTGGTCAGCAGCTCGCCGGAGGCTCCGGCCACTGTCAACGGGCGCGTCTCGTTGTCGTCCGGTCTGATCAGTTCCAACACTGCCTACACCAATGAGTTCACCGCAGGTCAGCCTTACCAGGTGACGTTCACCAGTTCGACGCAATTCAAGGTGTTTTCCGGCGCCACTGACATCACGGCTGAAGTTGCTGGGGCGGGCACCTTCGATCCGAACGTGGCCGGGGGCAGCAGCTTCAAGTTGCGCGGCGTTGATTTTGAAATCAACGTCACCAAGAAAGAGGGCGAACTGCCTGCTGACTTCGATGCCGCCATGCAGGGTCAAGGCTTCACGTTGGCCTCCAAGCCTGACGCGATCACGGTCGCGCGCATGGGCGGTAACAGCTCGACGGCGCAAATCACCAACTCGACGGTATCCGATCCTGCTGCGTACGCCACCACCTTCCCACGCGGCGGGGCGCTGATCACCTTCGGTGCGGGCGGTGCCTACCAGGTGTTTGCCCAACCGTTCAAGCAGGGTGACACCGCGATTGCCACAGGCACCAAGGCCGCGGGGGACACCTCGATCACCCAGGCTGGCGTGACCTTCAACTTCGCGGCGGGGCTGACCGAGCCCGCAGCGGGCGATCAGTTTGCAGTGAAAGTGGACACCCATCAGAACAAAAGCGCGCTCAACACCCTGAGTGATCTGCGCAAGGCACTGAGTGCCCCGGTGGGTGGTTCGGTGGCCAACCAGAACAAGCTGGATGAAGAAATCGCCGCGTCCCTGAGCAACCTGACGCTGTCGATGAATAACAATGATCTGGTGCGCGGCTCTATCGGCGCGCGCGCGAACTCCATTGATATCCAGGCCGCAGAGAACGGCACCATTTCGTTGAACAACAAAACCACGCAATCGGCCATCGGTGACACCGATATTGCCGAGGCTTCGGTTCAGCTGACCCTGCAGCAAACCATGTTGCAGGCGTCGCAGTTGGCCTTTGTGAAAATCTCCCAATTGAGCCTGTTCAACAAGCTGTAG
- the flgK gene encoding FlgK, which translates to MSNLINIGMSGLNASQAALATTSNNISNAATSGYSRQSVSTVTSGLQNIGVGYIGTGTTLSDVRRIYNSFFDAQLQTTTALTSDSKAYLDQISSADKLLSDSTTGISSVLTSFFSSVQKAAATPNDPSTRQLLLTQAQTLSSRFNSVSSQLSQQNDKINSELTTLTGQVNKITSSIAALNQQIVQLSSATGATPNSLLDARNEAVRSLNELVGVKVSDHNGVYDVSLGSGQPLVTGNTSNSLSVGMSSTDKTQMTIKLNYPQSSVDVTSVVTGGAIGGMLRYRQDVLVPATNELGRMALVVSDTINSQLGQGLDSSGAFGASVFSSINSATAIAQRSQATTGNSAAGGNFNVVIKDSSALTIYDYKVSFDSATPGQYSVTRSDGTTMPGGPWNTNVVAPATTANNFVGDGIAIVPTGAPAQGDSFLISPTRAGSSNIKTELTDATKLAFAAPLAITSATGNGGTGVITQPTMVTKFDIYGEPAEQQALKGALNSTMPVKLVFSAAANGAQQYKVYGANGTEITAAAGSITPGQSNALEITIPYGAGTDSFKFSTAITGSPATGDSYTVSFNDDGKTDNRNALSLLELQTRATVGKTDGANGISFTNAYGKLVEQVGAKTSQAAVDSTATTAILKEAKANRDSVSGVNLDEEAANLVKFQQYYTASSQIIKTAQDMFSTLINSL; encoded by the coding sequence ATGTCGAATTTGATCAATATTGGTATGTCGGGCCTGAATGCCAGCCAAGCGGCATTGGCCACTACGAGTAATAACATCAGCAACGCCGCGACCTCGGGTTACTCCCGTCAGTCGGTCTCGACCGTCACCAGCGGCTTGCAGAATATCGGTGTGGGTTATATCGGCACCGGCACCACCTTGTCTGATGTGCGACGCATCTATAACAGCTTCTTCGATGCCCAGTTGCAGACCACCACCGCGCTGACCAGTGATTCCAAGGCGTACCTTGATCAGATCAGCTCTGCTGACAAGCTGCTGTCGGACAGCACTACCGGTATCAGTTCGGTACTGACCAGCTTCTTCTCTTCGGTGCAGAAGGCAGCAGCGACGCCCAACGATCCGTCGACTCGTCAGTTATTGCTCACCCAGGCGCAGACGTTGAGCAGCCGTTTCAACTCCGTCTCGTCCCAGCTGAGCCAGCAAAACGACAAGATCAACTCGGAGCTGACCACCCTGACCGGGCAGGTCAACAAGATCACTTCGTCCATCGCTGCCCTGAACCAGCAGATTGTCCAGCTTTCCAGCGCTACTGGCGCCACGCCGAACAGCCTGCTGGATGCCCGTAACGAGGCAGTCCGCTCGCTCAATGAGCTGGTGGGCGTCAAGGTTTCCGACCACAACGGCGTGTATGACGTTTCTCTGGGCAGCGGTCAGCCGCTGGTCACCGGGAACACCTCCAACAGTTTGTCGGTGGGTATGAGCAGCACCGACAAGACCCAGATGACCATCAAGCTGAACTACCCACAAAGTTCGGTGGATGTGACGTCGGTGGTGACGGGTGGTGCGATTGGCGGCATGTTGCGCTATCGCCAGGATGTTCTGGTGCCTGCCACCAACGAGCTGGGCCGGATGGCGCTGGTGGTGTCTGACACCATCAACAGCCAATTGGGGCAGGGCCTGGATTCCAGCGGGGCGTTTGGTGCTTCGGTGTTTTCGAGCATCAATAGCGCGACCGCTATCGCACAGCGCAGCCAGGCCACCACCGGCAACAGCGCGGCGGGCGGCAACTTTAATGTGGTCATCAAGGATTCCAGCGCGCTGACCATTTACGACTACAAGGTCAGCTTCGATTCGGCTACGCCTGGTCAGTACAGCGTCACGCGTTCCGACGGCACCACCATGCCCGGCGGACCGTGGAACACCAACGTCGTTGCCCCGGCTACCACGGCCAATAACTTTGTCGGTGATGGTATCGCCATCGTTCCGACCGGTGCACCTGCTCAGGGCGACAGCTTCCTGATCAGCCCCACCCGTGCCGGTTCAAGCAACATCAAGACCGAGCTGACCGACGCCACCAAACTGGCCTTTGCAGCGCCACTGGCTATCACCAGTGCCACCGGCAACGGCGGGACCGGCGTGATCACCCAGCCTACGATGGTCACCAAGTTTGATATTTATGGCGAGCCCGCCGAACAGCAAGCCCTGAAAGGCGCCTTGAACAGCACGATGCCGGTCAAGCTGGTGTTCTCTGCGGCGGCCAATGGCGCCCAGCAATACAAAGTCTATGGCGCCAATGGTACCGAGATCACCGCCGCGGCCGGCAGCATCACGCCGGGGCAGAGCAATGCGCTGGAGATCACCATTCCGTACGGTGCTGGCACTGACAGTTTCAAATTTTCTACGGCCATCACCGGCTCGCCCGCTACAGGTGACAGCTACACCGTCTCCTTCAATGACGACGGCAAAACCGATAACCGCAATGCCCTGAGCCTGCTGGAACTGCAGACCCGCGCAACCGTGGGCAAGACCGATGGCGCAAACGGCATCAGCTTCACCAATGCCTACGGCAAGCTGGTCGAGCAAGTCGGCGCCAAGACCTCCCAGGCCGCCGTGGACTCCACCGCGACCACGGCGATCCTCAAGGAAGCCAAGGCCAATCGCGATTCGGTGTCCGGGGTCAATCTGGATGAAGAGGCGGCCAACCTGGTCAAGTTCCAGCAGTACTACACCGCCTCTTCGCAGATCATCAAGACCGCGCAAGATATGTTCAGCACCTTGATCAACAGTCTCTAA
- the flgJ gene encoding peptidoglycan hydrolase FlgJ — MDMPKSAISSGIDSGAYTDLNRLNALKHGDKNSDANLKKVAQEFESLFLSQMLKGMRQANEVLAKDNPMNTAATRQYQEMSDQQLAVTMSTKGNGIGLQDVLMRQLSKTKNMQAAPVGEMPAADAKADTKANPMATATGVYQRPLWATRSAAGDAAAAANAGEEGRNDMAQLNARRLALPSKLTDRLLAGIVPSGANALAPTARTPATASTGATGSNGDWTMDPNLAPATPQYVRTMAQPPLAPGKKAFSNSDEFMATMLPLAKDAAARIGVDPSVLVAQAALETGWGKSIMRQQDGSSSHNLFGIKATGNWNGGQARAITSEFREGKMVKETADFRSYDSYADSFHDLVSLLQNNNRYKEVVNSADNPEQFVKELQKAGYATDPDYASKISQIAKQMKSYQNYAAASGSSTTL; from the coding sequence ATGGATATGCCCAAGAGCGCGATTTCTTCAGGTATTGATTCAGGTGCGTACACCGACCTCAATCGTTTGAATGCCTTGAAGCATGGCGACAAGAACAGCGATGCCAACCTGAAAAAGGTCGCGCAGGAATTCGAGTCGCTGTTCCTCAGCCAGATGCTCAAGGGCATGCGCCAGGCCAATGAAGTGTTGGCCAAGGACAACCCGATGAACACGGCCGCGACCCGTCAGTATCAGGAAATGTCCGACCAGCAGCTGGCCGTCACCATGTCCACCAAGGGCAACGGTATCGGCCTGCAAGACGTGCTGATGCGTCAGTTGTCCAAGACCAAGAACATGCAAGCCGCACCGGTGGGCGAAATGCCCGCTGCCGATGCGAAAGCCGATACAAAAGCCAATCCGATGGCGACCGCCACGGGCGTGTATCAGCGTCCGCTGTGGGCGACCCGTTCGGCTGCTGGCGATGCAGCCGCTGCCGCCAATGCGGGCGAGGAAGGGCGCAACGACATGGCCCAGCTCAACGCGCGGCGTCTGGCCTTGCCGAGCAAACTCACCGACCGCTTGCTGGCAGGCATCGTGCCGTCGGGCGCCAACGCCTTGGCACCCACCGCGCGTACTCCGGCGACGGCGTCGACAGGCGCCACAGGCAGCAACGGCGACTGGACGATGGACCCGAATCTGGCCCCTGCCACGCCGCAATACGTGCGCACCATGGCTCAACCGCCACTGGCGCCGGGCAAGAAAGCGTTCAGCAACTCCGACGAATTCATGGCGACCATGTTGCCGCTGGCCAAGGACGCTGCCGCACGTATCGGCGTCGATCCTTCGGTGCTGGTGGCTCAGGCCGCGCTGGAAACCGGTTGGGGCAAATCGATCATGCGCCAGCAGGATGGCAGCAGCAGCCACAACCTGTTTGGTATCAAGGCCACCGGCAACTGGAATGGCGGTCAGGCGCGGGCAATCACCAGCGAGTTTCGTGAAGGCAAGATGGTCAAGGAGACGGCGGACTTCCGTTCCTACGACTCGTACGCCGACAGCTTCCATGACCTGGTGAGCCTGTTGCAGAACAACAATCGCTATAAAGAAGTGGTCAATTCGGCCGATAACCCGGAACAGTTTGTAAAAGAATTGCAGAAGGCCGGATACGCCACTGACCCGGACTATGCCAGCAAGATTTCGCAGATTGCGAAGCAGATGAAGAGTTACCAGAACTACGCAGCCGCATCGGGCTCTTCCACGACTTTATAA
- the flgI gene encoding flagellar P-ring protein FlgI codes for MIKLKQLIAAALLLSTAFGVQAERLKDIASISGVRANQLIGYGLVVGLNGTGDQTTQTPFTLQTFNNMLAQFGIKVPAGSGTVQLKNVAAVAVYADLPAFAKPGQTVDITVSSIGNSKSLRGGALLMTPMKGVDGNVYAIAQGNLVVGGFDAEGRDGSKITVNVPSSGRIPGGASVERAVPSGFNQGNTLTLNLNRSDFTTAKRVVDKINDLLGPGVAQALDGGSVRVTAPLDPGQRVDYLSVLENLEIDPGQTAAKVIINSRTGTIVIGQNVKVSPAAVTHGSLTVTITEDPIVSQPGALSGGQTAVVPRSRVNAAQELHPMFKFGPGTTLDEIVRAVNQVGAAPGDLMAILEALKQAGALQADLIVI; via the coding sequence ATGATCAAGCTCAAACAACTGATAGCGGCGGCACTGCTGTTGTCCACCGCGTTCGGCGTACAGGCCGAACGTTTGAAGGACATCGCCAGTATTTCCGGCGTGCGGGCTAACCAATTGATCGGCTACGGTCTGGTGGTGGGGCTCAACGGTACGGGCGACCAGACCACCCAGACCCCGTTCACCCTGCAGACCTTCAACAACATGCTGGCTCAGTTCGGCATCAAGGTGCCGGCCGGTTCAGGCACTGTGCAGTTGAAAAACGTCGCGGCGGTGGCGGTGTATGCCGACCTGCCTGCGTTCGCCAAGCCAGGCCAGACCGTCGACATCACGGTGTCCTCTATCGGTAACTCGAAAAGCCTGCGTGGCGGCGCGTTGCTGATGACGCCGATGAAAGGCGTCGACGGCAATGTTTACGCCATCGCCCAGGGCAACCTGGTCGTTGGCGGCTTTGATGCCGAGGGCCGTGACGGTTCGAAAATCACCGTCAACGTTCCGTCTTCGGGTCGCATCCCGGGCGGTGCTTCGGTTGAGCGCGCAGTGCCAAGTGGTTTCAACCAGGGCAACACCCTGACCCTGAACCTCAACCGTTCGGACTTCACCACCGCCAAGCGCGTGGTGGACAAGATCAATGATCTGCTCGGCCCTGGCGTTGCCCAGGCGCTGGACGGTGGTTCGGTTCGCGTCACGGCGCCGCTGGATCCGGGCCAGCGCGTCGACTATCTGTCGGTGCTGGAAAACCTCGAAATCGACCCGGGCCAGACTGCTGCGAAAGTCATCATCAATTCGCGCACCGGCACTATCGTGATCGGCCAGAACGTCAAGGTATCGCCCGCCGCCGTGACGCACGGCAGCCTGACCGTGACCATCACCGAAGACCCGATTGTCAGCCAGCCGGGCGCCTTGTCCGGGGGCCAGACGGCTGTCGTGCCGCGCTCGCGAGTCAATGCTGCGCAGGAACTGCACCCGATGTTCAAGTTCGGCCCGGGCACCACGCTGGATGAAATCGTCCGCGCGGTTAACCAGGTGGGCGCTGCCCCTGGCGACTTGATGGCGATTCTTGAAGCACTGAAACAGGCTGGCGCGTTGCAAGCCGACCTGATCGTGATCTGA